In the genome of Lathyrus oleraceus cultivar Zhongwan6 chromosome 4, CAAS_Psat_ZW6_1.0, whole genome shotgun sequence, the window ACTTGAGAATCTAATTGCATGCAGTGTGGTTTCTTATGGATCCAATTTGGGGAAATTTTAACATTCGGTTAGGGAATTTGTACGTAGAAATTAATCACGGTTTAGTTTCGATGGATTAATTTAATCTACAATTACCTAAGTTAATAATATGAGTTTGATGGATATCACCGACAATGACATTTAATGAAAATTCATCACTTACGGTTAAAAATTACAGTTTGATGTGACGAGatacatgatgatgatgatgatgatgatagatCATTAATTATGTTTAGGAAGTTGTCCATGTATCCTTAATTATTCACATCATGAATCCTAATATATTTGCCCATATAAATTGGTCTCAAATCAAATGAAACAACCATTTTGAAATAATTCAAATAGATAGTGATTATAACCGGGTAATCACAAAAGTAGGCATGGATAGGTCTTGAAAACTAATAACTACCATAATGAGTGATCAAATTGATCATTTCACACCGATTAAAAAAAATAATCATATTTTTACTAAATCACCCTTATCATGtattgagaatgatgaaaataatattaattagaAGGTAAAAGTGGAAAAGATACATTAAAAATTGAAATGGATCATTCATTTTGGAACACTCATTTATTTCAAATAGATCACTTATTATGAGACGGAGGTAGTAGTTTTTATGAGAAAATGTCTTATTCTATTAAGAACAAGGAGTTTGGCTATAATAGCCTTACACATAATTCAAAGAAAGATTGAAAACGTGAACCTTGACTCAAAAATATGTTTTACAAGACTTATAATATTAAGACCAAGTCATAAAAGAATTAAAGGTAAAATCAAATTAGTAAAGTAATAACCATGTAACAATCTATCATTGTCTCCCTTAAACTATATGTTGAATACATTTAGTTCATTTTTGAAGTTTCAAACTATTTCCATCATCTTGTGAAGTTTCAAATATTGATTTAATTTTATAGACTTTGTTATTATGTCTACAACTTGGTCTTGAGAATTGCTGTAGCTCAATACCGTAACTCTCTCTCTTATCAAATCTCTCAAAAAATGAAATCTTATATTGATGTGTTTGTTTTTGCCCGGAAGAGTTGAATTCTTTGAAACCTTTATTGTTGAACTAATATATCAAAAGTACAACTGAATTGTGTATATTTTATAAAAAGGGAGGGAACTCAAACTTTGGGGGCATACACTTAGAGTGACTTTACCGGTGATTTGGATGATCGCAGGAACATTGTGGATTTTTTTCTTGCTTGATTCTGCAACAGTGTCTTGGTCCTCTAAAAAACAATCTGTTGTGACATTGTCCAATGTTGTTAAATAGCCGGTAGAACGGTGATATACCGCTATAGCATAGTGGAATTTGAACAAACTTCTATTGTTCTGTGATATGCTATTCAGTACAAAAAGTTGCCAAATAACTGCTATAGCTCTGTTGCATTAGAAATCTCAACAATCCACTATTTTTTTCTACCCACAATTGACAACACTATTGTCTAATAGTAAAGCAGAGTATGTAGCTGATGCATCTTGTGCTTGTCAATCTCTTTGGTTAGGAAGAGTGGTAGAAAAACTTAGTCATAAAGAGAAAAAGAACCCTGTGATTTAGTACGATAATAGCTCACCAAAAAAACTTTTAAAGAATTCAGTTTTTTTATGGCAGATGCAAACACATTGATATAAAATTACATTTTATGAGAGATTTGATATAAGATGGAGTTGTGGAATTGAGCTACTGCAACTCTCAAGAGCAAGTTGCATGCATAATGGTATAACACATAAAATTAATGGCATaacacataaaataagatcaaTATTTGAAACTTCGGATGATGATGGGAATGGTTGAAGCTTCcaataaattaaatattttcttCGTATTGTTTAAGAGATGGAATGCTTGATTGCTGTGTGATTATTGGTTTCCTAGTTTatgtttaattttatttttccTATTTATTAGGAATTGCAAGGTATTAGGAATTGTAAAATGTGGTTTTGTGTCTACTTTCACCCTTTTAATTTTTCTTTGAATCATGTGTAAGTCTATATATATAGCCAAACTCTTTGTTCTCAATAGAATAAGACATTTCTATCATAAAACCAGTATAGTAGTTATCAGTTTTAACAAAATGAACCAGGAAAACTATTTGTTGAAAAATATATATGTATTCTCTGATTACACAGGAGAATTAGTTTAGTTTTGTGTAGTTACTAGTTACATCTCATACAAGGAGCACTTCTGCATCTCTTTGTTTGTCTTCATTAATCTCGAGTTCTTATGTGGCTATACTGTTAATCTTCATGTTATCAGTTGAGTTGGAGAAGCAAACATTTTGCGATCTTAAAGTTTTCAATAAGACAGAGAACTTCGTTGCTTTTAAGGTACCTTCTTAACTCTCCTTACAGGACCTAGAAACTAAGTTATTATGTGTATAAATGTTTTTCTACTGGATCTTGAGTGCATGGTTGTATACTGATTCTACTTTTATGTCATTTTGCTAGGTGAAGACTACTTCACCTAAGAAGTACTTTGTTCGGCCTAACACTGGTGTTATACACTCATGGGACTCTTGCATCATCAGAGGTACTTCTTGTCACTATTATAGAAGCATTTATAAATCTTGTTTCTTTAGCATCCATCATAGTCTCCAGTTTTGTGATGCACAGTCACCCTCCAAGCCCAACAAGAATATCCTCCTGACATGCAAAGCAAAGATAAGTTTCTCATACAAACTACACCTCTGGATCCAAACACTGATGTTGATGATCTTCCACCAGATACTGTAAGAGAGCCAATAACCTTGTTTTACAGGACCGTTCCTACGAATTTGATAAGAAAAAATGATCATGGTCACGTTCTTTATTCTTGCAGTTTAATAAGAATAGTGGAAAGTTAACAGAAGAATTGAAACTAAAAGTTGTATATGTCTCTCCTACCTCACCTGGAGGAAGCACTAGAGATAATACAGTGAAGAAATCCGCACAAAAAATTGATACTTATTCGGTGAGTTTTTCAGGTTCTCCCCTTGGGGAAACCAGTTCAAAGGTTTACATATGTCTTTTGCTTCACTGTGAACCATTTCTTTCATGGTAGCATTTAATATCTCCTGATCAAACTTTTTTACAAATCCATTGCTTAAATTCGATTGAACTTAATTAAATTATCTTTGTTTGAAGAGTCAAAGCTTGCAACAACTGAAGGAGGAAAGAGATGCTGCTGTCAGACAAACGCGGCAACTGCAACAGGAACTGGTAATTATGCTATATGTTGTCCTACATTGTTCTATGATCATATGATGTTTAGTAATCCAAATCCACATGTTTTCTGGATAAACAGGACATGGTGAAAAGGAGAAGAAGTAGAAGTGATCCGGGTTTCTCCTTCACTTTTGCTATGTTTGTGGGCTTTATTGGAGTCTTGTTTGGTTTGCTTTTGAAACTTTCATTGTCTTCACCACCTACACAATGATTTCATACTCTTCAGAACCTTTGGATGCCACCctttaatttttaatatttattacTGTAAAGTTGTTTTTTCTGCTGGAAtagttttttttttacttttttttccTTTACTTTTTTACATAGTACTAATCATTTTGATGACAACATGAAAGTACATCTTAAATGAATAAACAGTTTGGTGACATGGCAACTTCTTTTTCACTGAACAAAGTTTGTACATGTTACCTTCCTCACCCTTAAATTCCACTAACTCTGAAAATGTTGTCATCACCTTTTTCCCACATATCCCACATATGCATATACTCTTACTCGCTTTCCTCACCCACACGAAGGAATCATACCCACAATTCAATTATTTACTCCACCACCCCATCCACTCTATTTTTTATAGGGAATTTCTTTTTCCACCTTTATGATGTATCTCATTCATCTGAAAATCGAAATTGTCTTTGGTGTTTTTGGAGATACATCTCTGGACACACCTAAAATCATATCATCTTTCGTAAATCAAGCAGCCATCACGTTTTTGATAAAAATTGATCTGAAGATGCATCTGCGAAAATTTTTATAAGATGTATTCGGATATGTATCTTTGAAAACCTTTTAAAGTACATTTTTAGTTATTTAAACATCATTTTTACAAAAATTGTTTGCATTTTGCACTATTAGTGCATGAGGATTAAGCCTATTTATCTTGTTTGATTTCCTTAGTGGAAGTCATCTCTTCTATTGATTTTATAATTTCCTCTCTCTAATATAACGTCTGGAGATGAGATACACTATATGTTTAATCTCTAATCATGACACAAACACGTGAATATTAGTCATTTCCATTGGATTTGTCTGGTTAATTTGTATAAATGCTTTTAATTATCCCTCCCACTATATTTTCTGTTGATTACATATTCTTGTAAATAGAAAATTGTGGCATTTGCCTTTTTAATTTTCACTAATGTTGTCAGATCATGCGTTGAATTCAATTATTGATATGCTATAATTTTTTTACATAACTGTTTTATAAATTAAACGCGTTCAGAGATGCATATCTAAAAAATCTCATGAATTTAAAAATAGGTTAATCCGGAGATGCATCTGTAACATACCTTAAAATACTGCATCTGGAGATGCATCTGCGAACACACATTAAAATACTGCATCTGGAGATCCATTTTCAAAAATTAGGGATACTTTTTACTTTTTACGAGAGATTTGAGAGAATTTATAGAGGCGGAGAAAATATTTCTCTTTTCCCTAACCCCAACCTACTTTACACTCTCCACACTTAACTTTTATCCAACCACTACACTTCAACCACATTACATTCAACAtaatcacaaaagcatacatTATTCACAAGCAACATGAGGAGTTCCAAATATAGAATCTATTAACAACAAATAATAACGGAGAACAACGATGTTTTCCGCATCTTTTATGATATTTAGGGCCcgtttgttttgactttttttaaaaatgatttttatagtgttacatattttagtgtaaaaaaatttTATAAAGAAACTTTTTATAAAAGGTTCAAATAAAAATTTGatttaaatagttatttttaaaatgttATTGTAGTTATTTCGTCATTTTATTGAAACTTTTTTTTGAtatcaaatttttaaaaaattacttaattttgaagctatttcaaatagtttttcataaaaattatttttaagatataactttttaaaaaaatcattttgattatgttttgatcttcaataatgtatatttatgttatagaatgaataattcaatattttaatttataaaaaacaaatttagaaaaacttgtaatattttgaaaaacatttttatataatccattttcaaaattacaaagaaaaaatccatttttttaaagaTAAAACAAACTGACCCTTAACCTATTCATATTCTTTAGTTCAACAAACAAACTACTTCACAATCTCATTTTCTCTTAACATATATCACAAACAGTTTAATTACTCATATAAACCTAACTATCTACACATAAAATAGAATGACCCAAACATATCAAAATTTAAACTTTATTAATTTTTCAACAACATAATGGGTTACTAAGAGCAACAAGGTCAAGAAAATACAGAAATCTAGCATTTTAATCATTTAGAAAATGCAAAAATCTAACACCTCTAAACCAGAAATCTAATATTCACAAATCCTAAAAATGTAGAAATCTATCATCCCTAAACTAAAAATCCAGAAAATGCATAATATTTAGTGAAGAAgaaaaaaaacctaaaaatacaaaatacacaaacaaagAAAGAAGAATACATTTTCAAACAAATAAGATTGTAAGGGTTTTGGCGGTAACCACAGCGGCATGACGACATCAAACAGTTTTTGTTTTGCTTAGTAGGTGATAAATGAACATAGTTTATTTTTCACATGATAGAGGAGCTAGAGAAAACATACCCTAATCAAAAGAGTGGAAAACTAAAGATATAAGAGCAATTTTAACTCAAAATAAgagtattatatatatatatatatatatatatatatatatatatatatatatatatatatata includes:
- the LOC127074241 gene encoding vesicle-associated protein 2-1; this translates as MEAAFSVYQLTRDSRNFDPFAMATDSIENSFISINPAELRFQFELEKQTFCDLKVFNKTENFVAFKVKTTSPKKYFVRPNTGVIHSWDSCIIRVTLQAQQEYPPDMQSKDKFLIQTTPLDPNTDVDDLPPDTFNKNSGKLTEELKLKVVYVSPTSPGGSTRDNTVKKSAQKIDTYSSQSLQQLKEERDAAVRQTRQLQQELDMVKRRRSRSDPGFSFTFAMFVGFIGVLFGLLLKLSLSSPPTQ